The DNA sequence TCCCAGATGTCCATCGGTGCCGAGAAGCGCATCACGGCGCGCGCGAGCTGCGCGCTCTCCGTCTCGAACCAGAACGACCCCACGACGAGATTCCACACGGCCCGCCGCGGCGTCGCGATGAGTTCGCGCAACTTGAGGCGCTTCCCGTCGGGCAGCACGATGTCCACCGAGTCGCCGCTGGCGAAGGTGAAGTATGCTTCCGACCCCTCGGCCACCGGGTGGATCAGCATCGGCGACCCGTCGTTGTCCGACGAGCCGACCATCTCGAACAGCCAGAGCTGGTCCTTGCCCGGGTAGTACGGCACCGCGAGCATGTCGTCGAGCTCGGAGGCCATCTCGCTCTCGAGCTCCGCCTCGGCTTCCTTGATGCCCTGCGTGATCGGCGCGACCATGCGGGCACCGAGCACCTCGACCCGCGCCCCGCGTCCACGCTGCCAGCGCACCCGCGACGCATTCTCGCCTCGCCAGACCAAGCGCTCGCGCGCCGTCTCGCGCAACGACATGCCGGCCGAGATGCGCTGGTAGCTCTTGACCTCATAGCTGTACAGCGAGGAGTCCTGCTGCAGCCGGGCTGCGCGCGCGCGCAGCAGCAGCTCGCGCGCCGCGTTGTCCTTGAATGCCGTGCGGCGGTGCTCGTCGGTGACGGCGATGCGCTCTCGCGATGGCGGACGCACCGAAATGCTGCCGCTGGCAGTGCTGGAGTCTCGGTTCACTTGCACCGTGACCTGGAAGGCGAGCAGTAAGCCGAGCGCGACCATCAGTCTGATACCCCGTCTGGAATGCCTTGACGCCCCCGACTGGCGCGGTGGCGACGATGTCGGGACCTACGGCCTGCGCGGGGGAGGGGTTTCCCGGGTCGAGTCCGCCGCAGCGGCCTGCCGCCGCTGGGTCTCCACCCGAGCGAGCATCCCGCGCCGGTTCGCGGCATCCAAGGCCGCGGCCGCCGGCAGCTGCAGCGCGCCAACGAGTACCGGGAGCAGCAGCAATCCGGCGCCACCCGGGAAGGTCGGCCGCCCGTCGGGAGAGATGACGCCAAACCGCGCGACCAGCATCGCCGCGTTCCGCTGGATCCACACCGTGCCAATGATCACCGCGAGCCCGAGCGCGGCGAGGATGATCGGGAAGACCGGCGTGTCGCGGAACACATCCGCGGCGAGCCATCCGAGATAGGCCACGAACCAGCCCAAGCCGAGCAGGGTCCACGGCATGCGGCGCATGCGCAGCGAGAACAGGAACGCGACCAGCGCCGCCGGCGGGAGCAGGTGCCGGAACACCTCGTACTCCCCGAGGAGCATCGCCGATGCGGTCGCCGCGGCGAAGACGGCGAGCGCATGCAGCCACAGGGCGTAATCCTCGCCGCGCGGCTGGACGCGGTCGGCGACATACGCCCCCGCCGTCACCAGGCTCGCGGCGATCCACCACACCCAGCCCGTGCCGACGGCGCCGAGCTCTCCGGCCAGCGCGGCATCGGCGGCGTGGAAGAGAAACCGCAGCAGGAGGCCGGCGATCAGCAGCGCGAAGAGCGGGAAGCGCACGCGGCGCACGGCCACCAGCGCCGCCGCCAGCGTCGCGAGTTCGACGACGATCTCGAGTCCGCGACAGCGCCCGAGGTGGAAGTCGAAGACGAGGTCGAACCGGGAGTTGCGGCACGACGCCGGGACGTCCGCTGCTATCCATCGCGTCAGCTCGTTCAGGGCGACGACGCCAATCGGGACCATCGCCACGGCGAGGAGCACGGCAAGTCCGCCCGCGGTCTGGAAGCCCTCGCGTCGGAGCCGCTGCGCGACGCCAAGGAACAGCGCCATGTACAGCCCGACCACCGCCAGCACGCCACCCGCCCCCAGCCAGTCCCAGCGGTCCGCGAGGAACCAGCCCATCGCCGAGAGCACGGTCACGGCCCCGAGGATGTAGCCGATGACCGAGGCGTCCACCGGACGCGGAGACGTCGTGGCGCGGCGTGCGGGGGCCAGCGCGCGGATCGCTGCCGCCTGCTCAGCCGAGATGATGCCGAGCGACACGGCGGCATCGAGCCGTCGATCGTCGTCTTCGTACATTTCTGCCATGAGTGCGCCTCCCCGTCCCGCCGAGCACGGCGACCTGCCGCTCGAGGAGTTCGAGCGACACGCCACGCAGCTGGCGCATTGGATCGCGACGTACCTCGGATCTCCCGAACGCTACGCCGTCCTCGCTCCGGTTGCACCGGGGGCCGTCGCCGCCTCGCTGCCGGCGGCGATGCCGCCCGAGGCGGAATCGCTCGACGCGATCCTCGCGGACCTCGACCGCGTCGTGATGCCGGGCGTTACGCACTGGAACCATCCGGGCTTCTTCGCCTACTTCGCGAACACGGCGTCGGTCCCCGGCATCCTCGGTGAGCTGGTGAGCGCCGCCCTCAACCAGGTCGGCATCCTCTGGCGCACGTCGCCCGTGCTCGCCGAGATGGAGCAGGTCACCACCGGATGGCTGCGCGACGCCATGGGCCTGCCGCGCGAGTGGTTCGGCATGCTCACCGACACGGCGAGCACGAGCACCTTGCAGGCGCTGGCGGCAGCGCGCGAGCGCGACGCGACCCTCGACATCCGCGAGCGCGGCATGGCGGGCCGCAGCGACCTGCCCGCGCTGCGCGTGTACTGCTCGGACCAAGCGCACTCATCGGTCGACAAGGCCGTGATCACCCTCGGGCTCGGCCGCGCGAACTGCGTGCGCATCGCAAGCGACGGCGCGCAGCGCATGCGCGTCGATGCGCTGCGCGCGCAGGTCGAGGCCGATGTCGCGGCCGGCATGCGACCTATGGCCGTGGTCGCGACGCTCGGCACGACCTCGAGCACCGCGGTGGATCCGATCGCCGAGATCGCCGCGCTCTGCGAGCGCCACGGCCTGTGGCTGCACGCGGACGCGGCGTACGGCGGCGTGCTCGCGATGCTGCCGGAGCGTCGCGCGATGTTCGCCGGGCTGGAGCGGGCGGATTCACTCGTCGTGAACCCGCACAAGTGGCTGTTCACGCCGATGGACTGCAGCGTGCTGTGGACGCGGCATCCGGACGTGCTGCGCCGCGCATTCTCGCTGACGCCGGAGTACCTGCGCACGCGCGAGCAGGACGTGGCGCTGTCGTACTCCGACTACTCCTTCCAACTCGGCCGTCGGTTCCGGGCCCTCAAGCTCTGGTTCGTGCTGCGGGCCTTCGGGCTCGCGGGCATCCAGGCGCGGCTGCGCTTCCACTGTGCGCTGGCCGAGCGTGCGGCGGAATGGATCGCCGCCGAGCCCGGCTGGGAGTTGCTCGCGCCGGTCACGATGTCGGTGGTGTGCTTCCGGCACCGGCCGACGGGCGTGGTTGACGAGGCGGCGCTCGAGCGCCACAACGCGGCCATCCTCGAGCGCGTGAACGCCAGCGGGCGCGTGTTCCTCTCGCACACCAAACTCGACGGGCGCTACACGTTGCGCATCGCCATCGGCAACCTGCGCACGGAGGAGCGGCACGTGGCCGAGGCTTGGCGACTGCTGCGTGAGGCGGCGCAGGCATGACCGCGCCCCTGTTTCCTCCCAAGCCGGAATCGCGAACGGGGCGGCGTTTCCCGGTCGTGCGCGTGACGCTGCTCGTGGTCCTGGTTGCGCTCCTCGTGTTGCCGACGGTCTGGTGGCACCTGACGCCGGCGCGGTCGGTCGGGGTCGTCGTCATCGACAAGACCCTGCCGCATGCCGCATGGCGCGAGCATGAGCGCGTGCACTGGTGGCTGGACCACCGGCGCGTGATGGATCCGCGCGGTGGCGTCGCCTGGCGCTACGCCGAGGACTATGTGGGCTACGCGCCGCTCACCAAGGTCGGCACCGACCTCGACAGCACGCATCTCGCCGGCGCACGCCTGGTGTACATCGCCGATGCCTACGGCGTGTACACGGGTGATTATCTCGCGGATGACGACTCGACCACTCATGGCGAGCTCGAGCCCTCGCAGTTGATCTACGGCGGGATGAAGGACGCCGAGGTGACGGCGCTCGAACGATTCGTCGCGCGCGGCGGCAGCGTGGTGGCGGAGTTCAACACACTCGAGGATCCGACGGCGGGCACGGCAGCCGGCGATCGGCTCGGCGCCCTGCTCGGCGTGCGCTTCGACCGTTGGCTCGGACGCTGGTACGGCGACCTCTCGTCGCCCGACGAGATCCCGTC is a window from the Pseudogemmatithrix spongiicola genome containing:
- a CDS encoding pyridoxal phosphate-dependent decarboxylase family protein: MSAPPRPAEHGDLPLEEFERHATQLAHWIATYLGSPERYAVLAPVAPGAVAASLPAAMPPEAESLDAILADLDRVVMPGVTHWNHPGFFAYFANTASVPGILGELVSAALNQVGILWRTSPVLAEMEQVTTGWLRDAMGLPREWFGMLTDTASTSTLQALAAARERDATLDIRERGMAGRSDLPALRVYCSDQAHSSVDKAVITLGLGRANCVRIASDGAQRMRVDALRAQVEADVAAGMRPMAVVATLGTTSSTAVDPIAEIAALCERHGLWLHADAAYGGVLAMLPERRAMFAGLERADSLVVNPHKWLFTPMDCSVLWTRHPDVLRRAFSLTPEYLRTREQDVALSYSDYSFQLGRRFRALKLWFVLRAFGLAGIQARLRFHCALAERAAEWIAAEPGWELLAPVTMSVVCFRHRPTGVVDEAALERHNAAILERVNASGRVFLSHTKLDGRYTLRIAIGNLRTEERHVAEAWRLLREAAQA